The window CGATTACCCACACCAACTGCTTGACGGCCCCGAGGCAAACGTCCTGCTTGAGTGTCGGGTGATTTATCACTTGATTTACTgtcttcttcatcgcccCCTTCTGCCGTTGCGTCTCGGCAAGCCGGTAGGGGCAATGATGACACAGCACTGGATGTCCGAGGCCATAGAGATGGCATTCCGTCACGCAACGGCAATCATCGAGCTGGTTGATCAGAGTTTTCAGACCAAAGCTTTGCATCTGCCACCCTTCGTATCTTATTGCATCTTCACAGCCGGGACAATTCACTCTCATGGAGTTCACTATTACGCCAATGATCACAATCATCAAGGCTTGGGCATTGGGCTTCCCTCCTTTGCCAGTTCTCCGATGGCGGCAGAATCCTTCGCCACCTCTTCTGAGCTTCTCAGCAAGGGCATTCAGCAGCTCTCTGCTATGAGCAATGAGTTTGAATCAGCGCGTCTCTTCAAGCAGCGTCTCGACGATCTCACCAAGGAGCATGCCCGCTTGCTGCGGAGTGATGTAGCTGGCTACAACCCGCCCCAGTCGAACAGGTTCTTTCGCCGATACTCCGTCGAACTCCGCCAAAAGGTCCAAGGATTCCATGCCGTCGAATCGTCCGCTGTTACCCCTACGTACTCGCAGCCACCAGGATCTCCAGATGAAAATGCCGCAAAGATGACATACTCAGCCGGAGCGTGGAATGCAACTCAAAACCATGGTGTTTCCAAATTACCCTTCGCAccgccaaggccaagcaTCGCCAATTCAGCAGCCCACAGTCTGGGCCACTCCAGATCGTTCTCGGACAGCATGTCTCTGAACCAGTCATATTCATTTGCAGCAACCAATCACATGTCACAGAGGCCGCTGCCGGTGTGGACTGGCTTCCAAGATGCTACACCAAGACAGATCACCATCCATGATACACCGGCACCGGACCCCTCGTCACAGCTGACTTCCCCTATTCAACAACAGGAACAGGTCGTGGCTTCAAGCCAAGGTGGCTGGGGTGGGGTCAAAAGTTTTGCCTGTGGCGACTCTCTTGGTTACGAGGTTCTTCCAGGTTCAGTCGTGGCGGCTGGTCCGATGTATCATCCAGGAGACGAGCTGCAGGGCTCGTTTGTAGCATTCCAAAACTTTTCTGTATTATAGCTTCATCAACTATAAACATTCTTTAGACAGCCTATTTGTGCCGAACACGAACCGTGGAGTTTTGACTGACTCAGCCACCATGATTCAACCTGGGTACCGTCGTACTCGCAGGTAGCTTCACTGCCACAATTGCCTCAACATTAAAGCTTCCCCTCTTGTGGTTATCGCCTCAAATCTTTCCCCTTTCCCGTGGCGAACCTGAATCCATACTATTTCATATTTAGTTAGTTTCGCGTATTCGGGAAGAGATGCCGCAAGGTATTTCCTAACTCATCATCGAAGCCGGAATCCCACATGTCCTTCGCCCCAGGTGTTTCAACGCTGATTGCTTTTGATCGAGTAGTCCAGGCTTATTTATCCATTGTATGTATTTGCGTCATCTGCCAACAAAAGAAGTGCGGTTCGACCCGTCCGACTCCGCTCGTTCACCCCATATTTTGCATCAACAGACACCAACAGAAAAAGTcaaaaacatacaacaccaggtattcgctggtcgtcaccgacccaactactaatccggccctcactggcttatctatgggagagcggacgggatcccgagttctccagtgggtatggtcgtatgtgacAGCTTTCAGCGATGAACATGCTTAGGTATGCAGCGTCTGTCATCAGTCGAGACAGAGGTGGAAACGGGGAAACGTTCTCTGTCTCATGCTATATGGATCGGCATCTTCTGGACTGGATTTCGTCATTTTGGTTCCCAGAGCTTTTGGGAAAGAAGTAGAGCAAATGAGAATGAACCACCGTCTGGCTCTTTACGTCTTGACTTCAATGACCCGAGTCAAGCTGCATTTGTCAAGTAGTTGCTCTCCCAGTATCTACATTTCTAATCAGCCAGCATGGATTTTCAAGGTCTTCTGTTGCAGATTATAGTTGTGGTGAGAGCTTGAATAGAACTTACCACTGTTTCGGATACATGAATAGGAGAGCGTCATCCTCCAAAGCTGCTCAGGCTGCTTCAACACCTGTATGGTCTCCAAGATGCGAGACGCTCCAAATCGATATCATCTTGACTCGTGACGGAGGAACTGAAACGGCGCCTCAAAGGACATACAAGATGATGGTTGATTAGAAATCGCGCCAAAGAAGGGGTCAACGGGTCATTCAGTGGATTGGTGTGTTCGATGTGAGTAGCATTACGCGAGAAGTGGAGAACGAGGGAGCCATTTGTGTCTTCTATATCAACTAGGATAGAATCGATCTGAATGTGGAGAGGACGCAATACGGCTTTTGATCTATCTCCCGATCATACGTGTCATCGTCGGGCTCGGACGATACTGAATCCCCGAATCTAGAGTCTAGATCTCGGGGTGTTTCGCGCTTGACTTGAAAGATAGCCTCCACCATTTCGTTTTCGTTCTCAACATCGAGAAGGTAAATTTTCAAAGAGCAGGGGTTCCTCGCCGTCTGATATACAACGgtggaaaagaaaagacgCAAAGACCAGTGTGATAGACCAGGAGTTCGGCCATGTCGCCAAGCTCTGAGCGCCTAGACCTTCTCATCTAAGTATTAGACATAAGCCCAGCCCTATCCAGTCATGAGAGTGGGGGAAAATCTTGCCACTCTGGCTTTCGAACGGGATCATTTCAATGGAGTCTGACCGAGTGACCGTTATAGATTGAAGTAATGAATGGCTCCGAGTGACAGGGGAAAGGTGCGACAGCTTTCATAAACGGCTGAAGCTGCTCGAAATGGAATACACGGGAAAAGTGGGAAAATACTCCTAATACTTTCAAACATAACTGATTGGAATGCTATTATATCTGTTGTTTAGTCTCTCCACCTTAAAGCAGGTTCATTATCCCACGGTAACAACTACCAACGATGAGTCGATGCAGCCACAGATACCAATCTGGAATGCCAGTTCGGCACAGGCCAGAGGAGTGACCTGTGAATTCAACCCTCGTCCCGCTTTCACCTTCAGAAACGAAGGATTGAGAGACTCCACTATGTTCGATGGCGCTTCTGGAGGTGAGTAGGAGTCACAATATCTTGTCATAAGACACTGTTTCTATACCACTCACTTTTTGTTGAGTCGAACACAGAAACACGGGCCATATCTTGATTCCAGATTCAATCATTACTCGTTCATCTGAAAGATATCAGACGAAGCAGACGCGCAGCAATGTGTGCATCATTGTTTGTGCTCAAGTGGTGGCGGCTAGTCTCATGACATTTGTTTGGGTGCTCTAGACCGTCAGGGTGGCATCTCTCATCAGGTTTATGAATGTTGAGGCATGTGCAACGTGACAAAGGATACTGAAGCCCCAGATACGTGATTTGCGCTTACGTGCTTGAATGACGAATAATCATGAACATCCGGTTTTGTTTCGTTCAAGTTCCTATACGTAAACTTATAGTTCAATCTTGTTGCCATCATGACTAAGTAACACTACATGACATGACTCCGATCACAACAAAATTCGACCATTCCCACGACAGGGTCTCAATGTCGAGCCCAAACTGTGAGGCGGCTTATAATTGTTCCGGGGACCAGAATGACCCGTGTCATCTGAGTTAGAAGCCACAAAAGAGCCCCCACTGCATACATGTTTGATCTACGTTACAGCCATCAACTCACCTAAGCACCTCCCATTCACAGTCGGTGTTTGACTATCTCAATCGACTTCGCGGTATGATGCTAGAATAGAACGCAATCTTACCTAGCAATAGATACTCCCATCGAAGAACAGAATCCAAACAAAGACCTTTTGAAGAGTGCACAATATGTCAGCAGATCTTGAAGATGAGGGGAAAGGCGCAGCAAAGTTTTTCCTTCAAGAAATACGCGGTATAAATTCTCAGTCGTTTGAGAACGATGGAGACCGAATGAAAGCTCTACTGGAGGTATACGCGTTGATGGCACGACTGGAATCGCCATGGGAAACGTTAGTGAGGCTGTGCATGATCCAGGTAACATGACATTCCAAGTCTTGAGTTCGATTGCTAATTGCTTAAACCAGCCTGCGCTTGGGGCTGCTCTGAAAATTTGCAAGGACTTACAGCTATTTGAGAAATGGTCAAAAAAAGGCGCAGTAGCCATGACGAGTGAACAACTCGCAGGAGTCGTTGGGGGATCTTGCGAGTCGGGCCTGCTTTGTAAGAAAATGCACCCGTCTACAAAGCGACCAGAAGCTTATGGATAGACCGACTGTTGCGCCTTCTGGCCTCGAATCATCTGATCGAGGAGACCTCCATGGGATCCTTCAAACAGACGCATTTCAGTTCAGCGATCACCACGCCAGTTTTCGATGGACTGATTCACAGCTTGTAAGTCCTGTCCAGTGACTTCATTTTGAAAAGGATAGGCGAGATTCTCATGGGCTGAATGTGTTGATAGCAACGATGTGAACCTCCCTCTTTTTGCTAAGATGGCAGATTTCTTTGCGGAGACTGGGTACAAGAACCCACAAGACTCAGAGCAGACGGTTTTTCAGTATGCTCACGGATGGAACGGCAACCTTTGGTCATACTACGAGGCACACCCagagaagcagcagcagttcAACGTCATACAACAGACAATATCTGCACAACAGCCTGCATGGACAGATATATTCCCTGTTCATACCCTGCTCGAAGTAGACCCCGGTCTTCCATTGCTTGTGGATGTGGGTGGAAGTACCGGCCACGATCTTCTCAAATTCTACAAGGCACATCCGGAGACAGCCTCACTCTTATACCTCGAGGACCTAGAGTCAGTGATTCAAAGCGCTGAACTGCCAGAGAGCATCAACAAAATTGCTTACGACTTCTTCAGTCCGCAACCGGTAATGGGTAAGTGAGTCCTAAGAGCTTATACCCCAATGCGATGAAGCTGAACATGATTAAGGTGCCCGAGCGTACTTCATGCACTCCATCCTACACGACTGGTCTGATGAATCAGCCCGAACGATTCTTACGATGCAGAGAAATGCTATGAAACCAGGCTTCAGCAAGCTTCTTATACATGACCATGTTGTGCCAGAAAGCCTTGCTCATCCACAAGCCACCGCATTCGATTTCCAGATGATGGCAATGGTGGCTGGCCAGGAGCGGTCGGAAGGGCACTGGCGAGCCTTGCTTGAGTCGGTCGGTCTACGGGTTGTCCGGATCTGGACCCTGGAATCTGCAGTCCACAGTATCATAGAGGCTGAAGCTACGATCTAGTTTGAACGTTGCTGAGTCACTCCGAAACACGGCATTCATAACATCTGGTTAATGCCGATTTTTATGAGGTCATTTGGGTAGTTCAATCGCAGTAAGGTGTGTTTCGCAACAAGAAAGAATGAAACAGGAGAGTCCCGAAACTGTGTGTCTACATAGACTGCTGTCCAACAATGTAAATTTCTACGGTATATGACGAGGACCAGCGAGTTACAGCTGTTTTGTCCATCGATAGCCAAGTATCCCATAACCATGCAGGAAATGCCATGAACACGAGGCTGCATGCATGGCCCTTTGTTT is drawn from Colletotrichum destructivum chromosome 6, complete sequence and contains these coding sequences:
- a CDS encoding Putative O-methyltransferase domain, S-adenosyl-L-methionine-dependent methyltransferase superfamily, giving the protein MSADLEDEGKGAAKFFLQEIRGINSQSFENDGDRMKALLEVYALMARLESPWETLVRLCMIQPALGAALKICKDLQLFEKWSKKGAVAMTSEQLAGVVGGSCESGLLYRLLRLLASNHLIEETSMGSFKQTHFSSAITTPVFDGLIHSFNDVNLPLFAKMADFFAETGYKNPQDSEQTVFQYAHGWNGNLWSYYEAHPEKQQQFNVIQQTISAQQPAWTDIFPVHTLLEVDPGLPLLVDVGGSTGHDLLKFYKAHPETASLLYLEDLESVIQSAELPESINKIAYDFFSPQPVMGARAYFMHSILHDWSDESARTILTMQRNAMKPGFSKLLIHDHVVPESLAHPQATAFDFQMMAMVAGQERSEGHWRALLESVGLRVVRIWTLESAVHSIIEAEATI